The DNA window ttgctttacgccgcattagcacaaaaagactGTATCCCGGCGATAACACATGAATGTTGAAAAGAACAATTAAAAACGTGTATTGATTGGTAACAGTATTGAAAACATTGCAGAAATTATGGCCGGTTCAtgttatccccccttttttccctGATCGGTACAATAATCAGAAATGAAAATCACACATACCCAGTTTCTTAGCATCCATTGCTGTATAGTAAACACAGAAATCACGTGCCAGTCCTGTTATAATTAAAGCGTCTATTCCGGCTTCCTGGAGCTTATCGTGCAATTCCGTATGGCGGAAACCGCCATTGTCGTAAAATGCAGAATAAGAATCTACCTAAAGTAACACAAGAAAAGCAGGCGTAGAATGTTTCGTGcttggtggttttttttctatctttaatatttattgtttcaCTTGCTGTATTTTATTGTGATCATGTCTTAATTACCATAAGAACGAGATACTTAAAAGACATGAACATATAAGGTAAAACAAAGTTATGAATGTCTCCTAAGCTGatgttcataacatatatatgttgaaGCATACTGTAATGTAGAACTAGTTATTAGAGATTTTAAACATGATTCCATTTACTTTCCAGATATGCTACATTCCGATTGTTCAAATATTCTCGTTCCATTAAAGTTTAACGTGATATTACGTTAGTTGGTAAGGATAAATCAACGGACATCTTATTAAGTACTTACCTTGCAGTTATATCCTTTTCTAACAACAAGGTCGGATGGCTCATGAACCAAGTTGTGTGAAAAGTTAGCTGATGGAGTGTTTATAACGCAATGGTCAGGCCACATGTGCTGTGTAAGATTGTATGCCACTTCAGTGCAACTGTTGTTTTCATCACATAAGGAACctaattgaatatataaatagatataaattaCTCAAATGGCAATCTAATATCACAAGTTGGAGGAAACAAAACAACGAATAAGAACTAAATCAAATAGAAATCTAAATACAAACAACagtctagttaaaaaaatagcACAATCAGAAAGTAAAGATGAAATCAATAACTTGAGATCAAGGATTGGGAGTTCATATTGTGATCTCGTGTTAAGGAGGTACAAAACAACAccttacaaaaataaatttggctggaatataattttcaaaaaatgttgacaaaatatttacattgaCCCTTTGACTAAATAAATCCAACCTCACATTTCATTCAGGATACTAACTCTTCATTCACTTAAACATAGAGCAGTTTAACAAACACTGATTTGATTATTGAGAAGCTTAACATTTCTTTAACAATAGAATGTGATTAAAACGTCCAGCTGATATTTACAGAGTTAGCTCCCTGTAGTGGTATGTACCACATTAACAACATTTGAAGGAAAAACATCTTACGTGTTCTACTGAAATGTTCATGGACTTTTTTTTTGAGATgttgtcaaatatattttgttaaaatattatatattactaAGATTTGATGATTGTTACCTGATTTATCATACAAAAGCTGAATTACTTTTCTGGCACCATTATGCTGAGACGCAAATGAGATGTGGTCACTGCAATGCCAGTCTTGTGATAAAACCACCAATGAAAGGTCTGCTTTAAATTCTGACCGGATATTGTTTATTAATGGTATCACCTGATCTCCTTCGGTTACCGCTAGACTTCCACCAGGTAGGAAACAGTTTTGGACATCAATAATCAATAATGCTATCTGTCGTGCACATGTTAAATCCAACAGCAAGATGAAAGTTAGTGCCGATAACCtgcatatatatcaaataacattgagaatggaaatggggaatgtttgcTAGAGAAATCAAATCTAACAAATAGCAGAACACGTACCAAGgccactaatgggtcttcaacacagccagAAATCTCGTACCCGGAGGCGGGCTTTAGCTGGCCCCCTAAACTAAGAAAGTGTACTAGTTCAGCGAAAATTGATGTCACTTAAACTCCTAAACAATCATAGAAGACGAGCATAGGCCATAGGTTCCTTACTTTGGCATTCGCAAAAATGCGGTGGCTTAACTATGCATCTTTATGACAAATTAGATCAttactttaatttcatttttttttttacaaattgttcataTTCTATGAATGCTAAAAATTGATGAGTTCAATCTTTTAGACGCATTATGCTCTTGTTTTAACGAAAATACGATATAAAATAtgcttttttaacttttagttttacaattttcaGTTAAGCTTTAgactatttgagaaaaaaaatcttatttgagTTTCCTATCAATTTATGACAAGTGGtgaaacaagaggctctcacgagcctgaatcgctcacctgtttctcagaggagaagatttttaaatgttagcaAACTTGATgaatatattgtgtaaaattttCTCTAAAGAGCAATAACTGCTCAAAGGGTTAATTGACAATAGTGGTCATctaaacttttttgtagatcttactttgtttaacattattgctgcttacagtgTATagctatctataataatattcaagataataacaaacaaatgcTGAATTCTGTTAAAACTACCGATTTGGTggcagcaaaaaaaaaaaacaataggtTGTTCGATTCGTCTGATAATTTCAGGGCCGATACATTTTGACCAattcaacaattttacccagCCAGATTTTTAGGAAAAACTTCGgatgatatttataaacaaaatatcgtTTCAAGGTAactggcccagttgtttcaaaGAAGAAGATTTGTTTGCAACAGATGcgtatttcgacaatacatgtctcttcagtgatgctcgtggccaaaatatttgaaacccaaagcttatataaaagatgaagagctataatccaaaaggtccaaaaagtatagccaaatccgtgaaagaatcactaaaacaaacagtataacattatattaatttgaaatttatgatGTGAATTTACAGTTTAAGGTTTGTAAATTGTGTCTGTGAAGCGAAATTAAAATAGCTCGATTTGAACAGACAAACAAAGCAAGATAAACCACAAAAAATGCTCAAGTTGGCAATGTCAGTGAgtctttcattttaagttcGCAAATTGTTTCACTAAAACTTAGTAAAAATGGCTTGTGCAGTCATAAAGCAGTATAAAGCATTACAAAATATTACTTTACACCTAATCTTACTctgaattataaaattgataatgaaaatggggaatgtgtcaaagagacaacaacccgaccatagagcagacaactgtattcaatatttttaggcgctaaattattgaaatgtaacacaattTTAACAAGTGGTGGATTCTGGGGAGGTACATTGCATATAGGGAAAAAAcccgaaaaaaaattaatcattttttgtCTAGAAAGGGTCCAAATAACATTTTCGCATCGCTCCGCTCGGCGGGGTGCCTCCCCTTCCAGGAGATGCAATTTACGGCCCtgatcagagctttgcatgagggagatacattccctttataataattttaatattgtgtaACAGCAAATtctaataacacaaaaaatccgtatagTTACATGTTTAAAGGTATTTGGCCCATTAGTTTCAAAGGTGAAGATTCAttaaatagtttacgacgacagacgacgacgactgacgacggacgacgacggacgccaagtaatTGCATAAGCTCAGATAGGGCTCTTCGGGCCCCTGTGAGCTAAAAAGCGTTTTTTGGATAAAGTGGGCAGTACGTCAACTGAGCGTGCGCGAAAAAGTGTAATACACGGATCGAAAACAGAGCGTGTTCTATGGACAAAAATACTGTATAAAAGACAAATTGGAAGTAAAAATCACTACATTGATACgtcaatttacaaatatttccgATATTGTATGGTTTCAGAGGAATTGCGCCTCCAATGAAATTGGTATCTTCCTTTAGCAGTGTCGATGATgtatcaaaaaagaaaaaagggggaatttGAACAAACTTTAAACCACTCCACATGTTCCTGTGTATTTTTAAGGTAGGAAAAACTCGTCAGTATCTTATTTAAGGGAGGggtcatacatgtatctgaGTCCATTTGGTCAGTTGTGAGATTATGTCACGAAGACTGTGGTGGTCTCTGACTGTTGAATTATTtcgcatttttaaaaattcaacacattttgtaaccgaatatcagtataaaaaatGAGGGTCTGTATGGGTTTTTATAGAGTAGAGACATACAAGAAAATGGATAGATGGATGCAGAAAATTATATGACCATTTAGTTAAAAATAACTgaagaatataaaattattaggTAATACTATACTGGTAAGTAAACACTAAATTGATCAATCGATGTTCTGTCAgaataaaaatcatatgcaGTTAAATTcggaaaaaaatacattgataaataatatttgtCAAGCGTCAAAGTCAAAGATTTTCTGTTCttcaatactagtatatgacCATTTAGttagaaatattatatattaatgtataagccaaaaagtaaataaacgCCTCGTTTCAATGTTGAATTAAAACATATGATATTTTTAGTTTAATACTTTAGGCCAAACGAAATTCTATATTCACGCCTCAAAATGTATATCCTAAACGTTTTAAAGACATACTTCACTCACTCCTTGGTAGTAAATCGTAGCAGAATTATAAGCAGTTTATACAAATAGATCAGAAAAGAGTAAAACAAATCCCTCTTGAATAATTtagttattttcattaaaagaaaaatccGCAACACAACTAGTTAATATGTCTGTCCTATTATAAAGTAATTATAATTGCTTAATGACTTGAAATTTACCACACATAGTTATGATCACATTTTGCGTCAAACCGTACATGAGCAATCTTTATCGAAAAAGACTttctaaaatacaatttttcaaatgtttcaacATAAATATGCGTGACATATTTGCGACTGGACGTTTAGCaacaaacaattttgaaataatcttCAATTGGATACTACTCCactaaaatttgatgaaaaaaatgaaacaacgAAAATAAACGGTACAAAATGTGAAAACTTAGTGTCTGCTGTAGTacagaaaaaaacccacctGTAATACTGAAGATCAGATATATGAAATTCTTGTCCGATGCTATGTTCATTTGTTTTCTGCAAATGGTTTTGGGACAAAACAGGCGGTCCAAATACTGCCCTTTGTGTACTTTATCCTTTCAATTTAACTTGCATAGTAGATCTGATACCCGTTGGTGGACTTCGGTTgtgttctgctctttggtcgggttgttgtctctttggcacattccccatgtTGTCTGTTTGGCACATTACCCATCAATGTTGTTTCTTTGGCACATTCCACATGTAGTCtgtttggcacattccccatgttgtctctttggcacattccccatccatgctgtctctttggcacattccacATCCATGCTGTCTCTTTggcatattccccatttctattctcaattgtAATTACCATGAACACGTTGTATGCACTTTATATGTACCATGGCTGAGACCACACTCACACCAGGtaaattatcatcaaatatatcatatgttttttttatcattataatcGGACGAAACACATTATGTGGCAGATATAGTGTTTGTGTGGTAGGGGTTGGAGGTCCGGAGTTAGACCCCTTGCAACTCTCATTTATCCTGGGTTAAAAATGGCTGAATTCGCCCTAAAATTCATTACTTTTATGTTGTTAGCAGGTCGATCAATTCAAGAAAAAGTTTGATGTTAATATTAAAACTGCATAGATTTATACAAAAAGGGGTAGTGGCGGTTGGGATATTTCTATTTGATTTTAACTCCTGACTAGTAAGTGTTTTAATCCTTTAAGGGGTTAGAGATGGAATGAGTTGTGGGAGGGTGATATTTGCATATGTTGTTCTTACTGGTTTATTTTTACTAGACTCAGAACAAATAAATAGACAGGGAATTTTATGATAGTTTTATACGAAAAGGGATAGGTTAGGTGTGTTAtttctttctgtttttcttcctgactagtatgtttttttgttatcctTTTTAGGGTAAgggattgggggggggggggggggggggcgagTGTTGTTCTTTACTGGTTCACAAGATTTACTAGactcaaaacaaataaattgacACGGTCTTTGATTTAAGTGTACATCCATTTTGTAATCTGGATTTTGAACCTCAATTTATGAGCATAACATAGAATAAACAGATACAGGTGCCaactttacagctaatttccaaATGCTTGCTTTGTTTGCATAATTGTTTATTCAAGCTTTGTAATTAAGATTAACATCTCCAAACAATATATATGAcatagttatatttatatatatactattttaattcaattagACATTTTCCCAAAATAATTGTACAATAAACAAGCAAAGTAAGCAATCTAACTAAAGTCTTTATCTGCATGCATTAGGAAAATagctgtaattaaaaaaaaatctcttttccTCTTCATGTGGGTTCGGGTTGGGTTATCAGAATAAAGAATTGTAGACGATAGATATAGAATTAAGGGCAAATAAAATAGAGAAATAAGACagaggggccagctgaaggaatCCTCCAGCTGCGGGAGTATCTTGTTGCATTGAAGGCCCATTGGTGAGCTTCTGTtgttgtcgggttgttgtctctttgacacattcccaattaaCATTCTCAATATTAAACTCTGGGGTTcgaaattataaacaaaagagaaaaattgCATACACACAATAAAGTGTAGGACCTCATAGTTTGCACCCTATCCTATACTTGttgcgggaatttttcgctacattgaagacctgatggtgaccttctgttattattgtttttatttggtcgggttgttgtctctttgacacattcaccatttccattctcaattttattgtattcgtattttcatgtttttaagcatTGATAAAAaccattctgaaaaaaaaaagaaaataaacatgtacaaaCAATAATCTTACCAGCACGGAGATATCATAATGTCCAAATTATTCTGTAACTAGATAATTTAAcattcttttgatttaaggatGTATTTGTATCGTAATCACTTAGTTTCTCGGAGGGTCCCGCGGGTTAATTTGATAACGTCTGCTGGATGTAAGTAACGTAATCACTTAATTTCTCGGAGGCTCCCGCAGGTAAATCTGATAACGATGAGATAGAAGTAACTCATTCGTCTCAATTCGGACGATTCCGTACCCTGATCGGAGAGAAGCGGATTataccgaggattgccgaatgagTAGTAACTATCAAGATTGTATGAAGAGGATTTACGTAATACTTATAAGTTAACCATTCACCACAGAAGAGTGAAGTGGATTTTTAAAGGACTACTGTCATCTCTATGgatctttttaaaatcttttagtTGATTTATAGATATAACTCGATAAACGTCAATTATAACTTGAAATTTTATCCTGTCATAAAAAAACGCTTGTTTGCACAGTTCAAATTCATTTAAACCGACATTGTACACTGCATTTAATATTACATTTCTTTCTTATTTCCTTGGATTGTTCTTTTTTGCATGATTTTACAAACATATATGTCCAACACAATACCCCTTTCCTTCTCATCATTATCATCAAGTGTCTTGTTTGCACAgttcaaattcatttaaaacGACATTGTAAACGTTTTTGAACGTGTATATATGTAATTATAATGCACtgcatttaatatttcattCTTTCTTATGTCCTTGGATTGTTCTTTTTTGcatgattttacaaaaatatatgtccCTCAAAATCCCCTCCTCCTTCTCCTCCCTCCTCATTATCATCAAGAGACATATTGTTATGCCATGCACAATCTACTGACATTactattaattatttgaaaaatgaaagcTTTCATTattgttgctattttttgtaggactgtttttttatataaaaataagaagtctaGATATGATAGCAAATGAGACAATTAACAACCAAAGTtgaaatgaagtggatgtaagtaataataggcaaccgtacggccttcaacaatgaaaaccCCATAAAGAAAAAGGGGGTCAATGTGCAAATTTtgttaaggcattcaaatggataaatcagaggattccgaaaatctgacaaaaataccaaaaacatcaTTAATAAGCCAAACTAACGATCAAATAATAagttaattaaaaagataatcAGAAAAAGGTCTGCATCAATATTTGGGCAAGTAATATAAATTTCACGATTGTATTTAAATAGTAATACGCCTTTCATCTTATCGAATAATATTTgtgcatatacatgtagatataggaagatgttgtatgagtgccaatgagacaataatGATTGATAGTTTAACAATCATCGATTCAAGTGTCACcacgaatatgacctaccgaattatacttttttatcGAGTGGAGTTTGTAATAACACTAAATGCTTCTCCTTCCGAAGCACAACACATACTCACAGTTTTGTGTGAGGTTTGTGTTattctatagttttctatgttgtgtctcaGTGTGTACccttatttgtatgtttgtccttttaatttttagccatggcgttgtcagtttattttctatttatgaatttgactgtccctatggtatctttcgcccctctttcaaTTCCTCCATCCCTAAACCgaagttaagtctgccaattgatatgtTATCgtgtgttttctatgttgtgatgttaatATGCTATCAtggtttcagaaaaagggagaaggtttggatccattaaaacgtttaatcccgctgcaaatgtttgcacctgttcttagtcaggaatctgatgtacagtagttgtcgtttgtttatgtaatatatacgctgtttctcgtttctcgtttttttatatagattagaccgttggttttcccgtttaaatggttttacacttgtaattttggggcccttcatagcgtg is part of the Mytilus trossulus isolate FHL-02 chromosome 13, PNRI_Mtr1.1.1.hap1, whole genome shotgun sequence genome and encodes:
- the LOC134694797 gene encoding nicotinamidase-like gives rise to the protein MISPCWLSALTFILLLDLTCARQIALLIIDVQNCFLPGGSLAVTEGDQVIPLINNIRSEFKADLSLVVLSQDWHCSDHISFASQHNGARKVIQLLYDKSGSLCDENNSCTEVAYNLTQHMWPDHCVINTPSANFSHNLVHEPSDLVVRKGYNCKVDSYSAFYDNGGFRHTELHDKLQEAGIDALIITGLARDFCVYYTAMDAKKLGYETYVVLDATRPVTKTTGDSAVADMKIKGIQIIESPDVARVIAQLTSDANYLHSTFILMISIILCFFKCL